A single genomic interval of Polaribacter vadi harbors:
- the map gene encoding type I methionyl aminopeptidase, whose amino-acid sequence MSITKEAELIGMKKISEVVGTTLKLMIEYAKVGMSTKELDEYGGEILKRYEAKSAPYETYGFPGYACISVNKEAAHGIPSEKKILKEGDLINIDVSAELNGFWSDNGGSFILGKDIHKHQPLVDASKNILRKAIHNIKGGVKISEIGYLIETEAKKSGFKVIKNLAGHGVGRSLHEEPENILNYRVKSNKERFKKNTTVAIETFISTKSTIAVELNDGWTLVGNKGGYVTQHEQTILITDKNPVILTEANGLWD is encoded by the coding sequence ATGTCAATAACAAAGGAAGCCGAATTAATAGGAATGAAAAAAATTAGTGAAGTTGTTGGTACTACACTAAAATTAATGATAGAATATGCTAAAGTTGGTATGTCCACAAAAGAACTTGATGAATATGGAGGTGAAATTTTAAAGCGTTATGAAGCTAAATCTGCCCCTTATGAAACTTATGGTTTTCCTGGCTATGCTTGTATAAGTGTAAATAAGGAAGCAGCACATGGTATACCCTCAGAGAAAAAAATACTGAAAGAAGGAGATTTAATTAACATTGATGTTTCTGCTGAACTAAACGGATTTTGGTCGGATAATGGTGGTTCTTTTATCCTCGGAAAAGACATTCATAAACATCAACCTCTGGTAGATGCTTCTAAAAACATTTTACGCAAAGCCATACATAATATTAAAGGTGGAGTGAAAATATCAGAAATTGGCTATTTAATAGAAACCGAAGCAAAAAAGTCAGGGTTTAAAGTCATTAAAAACTTGGCTGGTCATGGAGTTGGTAGAAGTTTACACGAAGAACCCGAAAATATATTAAACTACCGAGTTAAAAGTAACAAGGAACGATTTAAGAAAAATACAACAGTAGCCATAGAAACTTTTATTTCAACAAAATCTACGATTGCTGTAGAATTAAATGATGGTTGGACTTTGGTTGGAAACAAAGGTGGGTATGTAACCCAACACGAACAAACCATATTGATTACTGATAAGAACCCAGTTATTTTGACAGAAGCAAATGGATTGTGGGATTAA
- a CDS encoding DUF6266 family protein: MATMNQGILGGFSGKIGTVVGSSWRGKNVLRSAPSVSTKPASAAQQKQRNKFKGVSQFLTPIKEILTETFGASVGSKSPFNNAMSYHMKEAVQQTTVGFQLEYAKVLIGKGGLCGLENPVVQMLPTHRLQVSWDDNSTQGLAYPTDAFLIVAYATDLQCFEYAMGESLRETEQGVLSFQESFYGETVHLWATFHNAKLALTATSRYLGSFVI; encoded by the coding sequence ATGGCAACAATGAATCAAGGTATTTTAGGTGGTTTTTCTGGAAAAATTGGTACTGTAGTTGGTAGTTCTTGGCGAGGAAAAAATGTGCTACGATCTGCACCCTCTGTATCTACCAAACCTGCAAGTGCTGCGCAACAAAAACAACGAAATAAGTTTAAAGGGGTCTCACAGTTTTTAACCCCCATCAAAGAAATTCTTACGGAAACCTTTGGTGCTTCTGTAGGTTCAAAATCGCCTTTTAACAACGCCATGTCTTACCACATGAAAGAAGCTGTACAACAAACAACGGTTGGTTTTCAATTAGAATATGCTAAAGTATTAATAGGAAAAGGCGGTTTATGTGGGTTAGAAAATCCTGTTGTACAAATGCTCCCAACACATCGTTTACAAGTTTCTTGGGATGATAATAGCACACAAGGCCTAGCCTACCCCACAGATGCTTTTTTAATAGTGGCATACGCGACTGATTTACAGTGTTTTGAGTATGCTATGGGTGAAAGTCTGCGAGAAACGGAACAAGGTGTCCTTAGTTTTCAGGAGTCTTTTTATGGCGAAACCGTACACCTATGGGCCACCTTCCACAATGCCAAATTAGCCCTTACTGCAACAAGTAGGTATTTAGGTTCTTTTGTAATTTAA
- a CDS encoding DUF4365 domain-containing protein: protein MRVTNTDRTGVYVSALIFTKELNWIFREQPIVDVGIDALTEEVIDGNPTGQFLATQIKTGLGNFHDAKAHLTLYVTKIHYHYWTNLNLPIILIAHLPESEETIWELISEHTLIKTGTQWKLNIPKDKELNKDSTPELTKILKKEVQDDFIKSFIKQDISIAQIDEIIDETKSIDEAGSILFDMTEVIENLGTKTNELTEKINEFARMKVTKNDKRLVRSIKTYAEYLNNAAIKLNARIDDFADYFSEGFRAYEKLTLIDFKLNQNYKSLQETLDTISGLIPEIQDSIDAMIHFRNEISSLPTEYSHLKKARLKMINSINQIMEEFKLANSLSENFSKNLEEILS from the coding sequence TTGAGAGTAACCAACACAGATAGAACAGGAGTTTACGTTTCCGCATTAATTTTCACAAAGGAGTTAAATTGGATATTCCGAGAACAGCCTATTGTTGATGTTGGAATTGATGCACTAACAGAAGAAGTTATTGATGGTAATCCAACAGGTCAGTTTCTTGCCACACAAATTAAAACTGGTCTTGGGAATTTTCATGACGCCAAAGCTCATTTAACACTTTATGTTACTAAAATCCATTATCACTATTGGACTAATTTGAATTTACCAATCATTCTAATAGCTCATTTGCCGGAAAGTGAAGAAACAATTTGGGAATTAATTAGTGAACACACTTTAATTAAAACTGGAACACAGTGGAAATTGAATATTCCAAAAGACAAAGAATTAAATAAAGATTCAACACCAGAACTTACAAAAATCTTAAAAAAAGAAGTTCAAGATGATTTTATAAAATCTTTTATAAAGCAAGATATTTCAATAGCACAAATCGATGAAATAATTGACGAAACCAAGTCGATTGATGAAGCAGGCTCTATTTTATTTGATATGACTGAAGTCATCGAAAACCTTGGAACAAAGACCAATGAGTTAACAGAAAAAATAAATGAGTTTGCCAGAATGAAAGTCACTAAAAACGACAAAAGGCTTGTTCGTTCGATAAAAACATATGCAGAATACTTAAACAATGCTGCAATTAAACTAAATGCTAGAATTGATGATTTTGCTGATTATTTCTCAGAAGGGTTTAGAGCTTACGAAAAACTAACTCTAATAGATTTTAAATTAAATCAAAACTATAAATCATTACAAGAAACTTTGGACACTATAAGTGGTTTAATTCCAGAAATTCAAGATTCTATTGATGCTATGATACATTTTAGAAATGAAATATCATCATTACCAACAGAATATTCTCATTTAAAAAAAGCAAGACTAAAAATGATAAATTCAATAAATCAAATTATGGAGGAATTTAAATTAGCCAATAGTTTATCTGAAAATTTCTCAAAGAACTTAGAAGAGATATTAAGCTAG
- a CDS encoding FUSC family protein, whose amino-acid sequence MKNKLKELKLFLKKTDFDRGIKLGFAIAIPFAILYFLGYSEFAPAVAVGVLLNSSGDIPGSKKRKINAILISIALTSTITATILFLKAFLVFLLFAIAIISFLISLISVYGFRASLVSFSGLLAMVISFAVQKDTAQGIFMQVAFSAIGGFWYLMVSLIIQQLAPKREQNQLLADTLSLLGTYLKLRAKLLTKKTNRDEIFKETLAIQIQINEKHETLREILLTARKRSGRSRFEEKQLLILVSTINIFELIEAEHLDYNLIDEIFGDRKNFLEASKNLNKVMGNHMILLSDLLIQNKKIPNKDTLLTALSKANDSIESYVDTFKLPEAREGALILRNLYDYQEQLLQEIRTIRRVIANVHDASKISLKREDSSQFLTLQEYRWNVLTQNLSLKSKMFRHSLRLTIAIVFTYLLGYTLEIQNAYWIMLTVIVIMRPNYGLTKERSKDRVLGTIIGAIIAFCIVLLTQNEIVYAVLAFISLVLSFSLIQQNYKSAAAFVTISIIFLYSFINPNAFEVIQYRILDTVIGAIIAVVANYIILPTWEADNLRQIVLNALKMNKKYLLAAQVLYENPKAQKMDYNLARKDAFLAVSNLNASFQRLTQDPKSKQREFQLIYEIVTINQTMISAIAAIGNFIINHKTTPASEDFKKLIYTISGNLQGSADILEHIEIEKEIPVEKNEDAQDKLFDTYKKLSHLRDENIKKGNKEIDTETLHQLQEAYLISNHLNWLKSLSESLKKAIGKYSSIILE is encoded by the coding sequence TTGAAAAACAAACTCAAAGAATTAAAACTATTTCTAAAAAAAACTGATTTCGATCGAGGAATTAAGTTAGGCTTTGCCATTGCAATTCCTTTTGCAATTTTATATTTCTTAGGATATTCTGAATTCGCGCCAGCAGTTGCTGTTGGGGTACTTTTAAATTCGTCTGGAGATATTCCAGGAAGTAAAAAACGTAAAATAAATGCGATTCTAATTAGCATCGCTTTAACAAGTACCATCACTGCAACCATATTATTTTTAAAAGCATTTTTAGTTTTTCTATTATTTGCAATTGCAATAATTTCATTTTTAATTTCCCTCATTTCTGTCTATGGATTTAGAGCTTCTTTAGTCTCTTTTTCTGGTTTACTTGCCATGGTTATTTCATTTGCAGTGCAAAAAGATACAGCACAAGGTATTTTTATGCAAGTTGCATTTTCAGCAATTGGTGGTTTTTGGTATTTAATGGTATCTCTTATAATTCAGCAATTGGCTCCAAAAAGAGAGCAGAATCAGTTATTAGCAGATACATTGTCTCTTTTAGGAACTTATTTAAAATTGAGAGCAAAATTATTAACGAAGAAAACAAATCGTGATGAAATTTTTAAAGAAACCTTGGCAATTCAAATTCAAATTAACGAAAAGCATGAAACCTTAAGAGAAATATTATTAACTGCTAGAAAACGTTCTGGAAGGTCTCGTTTTGAAGAAAAACAGTTGCTTATTTTAGTTTCTACGATTAATATATTCGAACTTATAGAAGCAGAACATTTAGATTATAACCTGATTGATGAAATTTTTGGAGATCGAAAAAACTTTTTAGAGGCTTCAAAAAACTTGAATAAAGTAATGGGAAACCATATGATTCTTTTATCAGACTTATTAATTCAAAATAAAAAAATACCGAATAAAGACACCTTATTAACGGCTTTATCAAAAGCAAATGACTCTATTGAAAGTTATGTGGATACGTTTAAATTACCAGAAGCTAGAGAAGGTGCTTTGATATTAAGAAACTTGTATGATTATCAAGAGCAGTTATTACAAGAAATTAGAACAATAAGAAGAGTTATTGCAAATGTTCATGATGCCTCTAAAATATCTTTAAAAAGAGAAGATTCAAGTCAGTTTTTAACGTTGCAGGAATATAGATGGAATGTTTTAACGCAAAACTTAAGTCTAAAATCTAAAATGTTTAGACATTCTCTACGACTTACAATTGCAATTGTCTTTACTTATCTTTTAGGGTATACTTTAGAAATCCAAAATGCTTATTGGATTATGTTAACTGTAATTGTAATTATGAGACCTAATTATGGTTTAACCAAAGAGCGCTCAAAAGACAGAGTTCTCGGAACAATTATTGGTGCTATCATTGCTTTTTGTATTGTTTTATTGACTCAAAATGAAATAGTATATGCAGTGTTGGCTTTTATTTCTTTGGTTTTATCTTTTTCTTTAATTCAGCAAAATTATAAATCTGCAGCTGCATTTGTAACCATTAGTATTATCTTTTTATATTCCTTTATAAACCCAAATGCTTTTGAGGTGATTCAATATCGTATATTAGATACAGTTATTGGAGCTATTATTGCTGTGGTTGCCAATTATATAATTTTACCAACTTGGGAAGCAGATAATTTGAGACAAATTGTTTTAAACGCTCTAAAGATGAATAAAAAGTATCTTTTAGCAGCACAGGTATTATATGAGAATCCAAAAGCGCAAAAAATGGATTACAACTTAGCAAGAAAAGATGCATTTCTTGCAGTAAGTAATTTGAACGCGTCTTTTCAAAGATTAACACAAGATCCTAAATCAAAACAAAGAGAGTTTCAATTGATTTATGAGATTGTAACAATTAATCAAACAATGATTTCTGCAATTGCTGCCATTGGTAATTTTATCATCAATCATAAAACAACACCTGCTTCAGAAGATTTTAAAAAACTAATCTATACTATTTCTGGAAACTTACAAGGGTCTGCTGATATTTTAGAACATATAGAAATTGAAAAAGAAATACCTGTAGAAAAAAATGAAGATGCTCAAGATAAATTATTTGATACCTATAAAAAACTATCCCATTTAAGAGATGAAAATATTAAAAAAGGGAATAAAGAAATAGATACAGAAACGTTGCATCAGCTTCAAGAAGCCTATCTAATCTCTAATCATTTAAATTGGCTAAAATCACTTTCCGAAAGTCTAAAAAAAGCAATTGGAAAGTATTCATCTATTATTTTGGAATAA
- the speB gene encoding agmatinase: MNTTKTYAGIPQEFGNLSTSKIVIIPVPYDGTSTWQKGSDKGPKAFLDASENMELYDIETDSEVYKEGVYLSQPVIENSSPEAMVEAVHQETKKYINRNKFVTIFGGEHSISIGTIRAFNECFSDLTVLHIDAHADLRKEYEGSKCNHACAVYEANSTTNLVQVGIRSMDISEKRSMNLDKVFFAHDMAVNEGWMDDVIDQLSTNVFITFDLDALDPSIMPSTGTPEPGGLFYYETLEFLKTVFEQKNVVGFDMVELCPNENEKSSDFLAAKLFYKMLSYKFASNDDSYDNTEDKNIDNPFSKLSKFKNDDDDF, from the coding sequence ATGAACACAACTAAAACGTATGCAGGTATTCCACAAGAATTTGGAAACCTATCAACATCAAAAATTGTAATTATTCCTGTTCCTTATGATGGAACAAGTACTTGGCAAAAAGGTTCTGATAAAGGACCAAAAGCTTTTTTAGATGCGTCTGAAAATATGGAATTGTATGATATTGAAACCGATTCTGAAGTTTACAAAGAAGGTGTTTACTTGTCTCAACCAGTTATAGAAAATTCTTCACCAGAAGCAATGGTGGAAGCTGTACATCAAGAAACAAAAAAGTACATTAATAGAAATAAGTTTGTAACTATTTTTGGTGGTGAACATTCAATTTCTATTGGAACTATTAGAGCGTTTAACGAATGTTTTAGCGATTTAACAGTGTTGCATATAGATGCGCATGCAGATTTACGTAAAGAATATGAAGGTTCTAAATGCAACCACGCTTGTGCAGTGTATGAAGCAAATTCTACAACCAATTTAGTGCAAGTTGGTATTAGAAGTATGGATATTTCTGAAAAAAGAAGTATGAATCTTGACAAAGTTTTCTTTGCACATGACATGGCTGTAAACGAAGGTTGGATGGATGATGTTATAGATCAATTAAGCACAAATGTATTTATTACGTTCGATTTAGATGCTTTGGATCCTTCAATTATGCCAAGTACAGGAACTCCAGAACCAGGAGGATTATTCTATTATGAAACCTTAGAATTCTTAAAAACTGTTTTTGAACAAAAAAATGTGGTTGGTTTTGATATGGTTGAATTATGTCCAAACGAAAATGAAAAATCATCGGACTTTTTAGCAGCAAAATTATTCTACAAAATGTTGAGTTATAAGTTTGCTTCTAATGATGATTCTTATGATAATACAGAAGATAAAAATATTGATAATCCTTTCAGTAAATTATCGAAATTTAAAAATGACGATGACGATTTTTAG
- a CDS encoding outer membrane protein assembly factor BamB family protein, whose translation MKRIFFIIFIFILFNCTNEKSKIIYHQNLDFIWENEGINWNATSLTLNEGNIYGHTLNDSIFKLDFKTGNVIWTKYLRGTYSNEFPKIQKGKVFFSGAENIIALDKKGQMLWSEITNVKTIGLTLNDSLLFNTRTDEGLFANRTKNGKELWSIKPEYQMLSMSNPSIIDSLLILGNFDYLKNIGNHLTCININNQKVKWKIENRGYSNGKSIIENNHLIINSDSAYQKGFTNKIDLLTGKILWKTNTNPIIFYKSKIYNNKVFVPSYRNGIVCINNNTGKILWKLNKEFYPNTKLVFHKNILFFGTTNSKLIGINEKGEIVFKSNFEYGIGNPFIYKNNIYVNDGGGKLFKIKNTVANTV comes from the coding sequence ATGAAACGAATTTTTTTTATAATTTTCATATTTATTCTATTCAACTGTACGAATGAAAAAAGCAAGATTATATATCATCAAAACCTTGATTTTATCTGGGAAAATGAAGGCATTAATTGGAATGCAACTTCATTAACTTTAAATGAAGGAAATATTTATGGTCATACACTTAATGATAGTATTTTTAAATTAGACTTTAAAACAGGAAATGTAATTTGGACAAAATATTTAAGAGGAACTTACTCTAATGAATTTCCAAAAATCCAAAAAGGGAAAGTATTTTTTAGTGGTGCTGAAAACATTATTGCTTTAGATAAAAAAGGACAAATGTTGTGGTCTGAAATTACTAATGTAAAAACAATAGGTCTGACTCTAAATGATAGTCTACTATTCAATACAAGAACAGACGAAGGACTTTTTGCCAATAGAACAAAAAATGGAAAAGAATTATGGAGTATCAAACCTGAATATCAAATGTTATCAATGTCTAATCCATCAATAATTGATAGTCTTTTAATTTTAGGAAATTTTGATTATTTGAAGAATATTGGAAATCATTTAACTTGTATAAATATTAACAATCAAAAAGTTAAATGGAAAATTGAAAATAGAGGTTACTCTAATGGAAAATCAATAATTGAAAATAATCACTTAATTATTAATTCAGATTCTGCATATCAAAAGGGTTTTACTAATAAAATAGATTTACTGACAGGAAAAATATTATGGAAAACAAATACAAATCCGATTATATTTTACAAATCAAAAATTTATAATAATAAAGTATTTGTTCCATCTTACAGAAATGGAATTGTTTGTATAAATAACAATACAGGAAAAATATTATGGAAACTTAATAAAGAATTCTACCCAAATACAAAACTTGTATTTCATAAAAACATTTTGTTTTTCGGAACTACAAATAGCAAACTTATTGGAATAAACGAAAAAGGAGAGATAGTTTTCAAATCGAATTTTGAATATGGAATAGGAAATCCTTTTATTTATAAAAACAATATTTATGTTAATGATGGAGGAGGTAAATTATTTAAAATAAAAAATACTGTTGCCAACACCGTGTAA
- a CDS encoding bifunctional GNAT family N-acetyltransferase/carbon-nitrogen hydrolase family protein, which produces MIKTIENIELQYLTIDDYQELKQAMIEIYTSMENTYWEESQIQSLITKFPEGQIVIKINGQLAGCALSIMVDYDKFDETHTYEDITGNFTFSTHDAEGDVLYGIDVFIKKEFRGLRLGRRLYDYRKEICETLNLKGIVFGGRMPNYHKFAAEISPKEYLERVKRKEIYDPVLNFQISNDFHPSKILKGYLEGDANSGEFAVLLEWDNIYYQKKSKKAATKKTVVRLGLIQWQMRLYKDLDELMEQAEFFVDSVSAYRSDFALFPEFFNAPLMAEFNHLPESQAIRELAKFTPEVVDRFSKLAISYNINIITGSMPEIKGDLLYNVGYICKRDGTKERYEKLHVTPDEAKIWGMQGGNELKTFDTDCGKIGVLICYDSEFPELSRLLADEGMDILFIPFLTDTQNGYSRVRHCAQARAIENECYVAIAGSVGNLPKVNNMDIQYAQSMVFTPCDFSFPANGIKAEATTNTEMILIADVDLDLLKDLNQFGSVRNLKDRRTDIFEVRKVSKK; this is translated from the coding sequence ATGATAAAAACAATTGAAAATATAGAATTGCAGTACTTAACGATTGATGATTATCAAGAGTTAAAACAAGCAATGATTGAGATTTACACCAGTATGGAAAATACCTATTGGGAAGAATCTCAAATACAATCTTTAATTACAAAATTTCCAGAAGGGCAAATTGTTATAAAAATTAACGGGCAATTAGCGGGTTGTGCTTTATCAATCATGGTAGATTATGATAAATTTGATGAAACACATACCTATGAAGATATTACAGGGAATTTTACCTTTAGCACACATGATGCAGAAGGAGATGTTTTATATGGAATAGATGTTTTTATAAAAAAAGAATTTAGAGGTTTACGTTTAGGAAGACGTTTGTACGATTATCGAAAAGAAATCTGTGAAACGCTAAATTTAAAAGGAATTGTTTTTGGAGGTAGAATGCCAAACTATCATAAGTTTGCTGCAGAAATATCACCTAAAGAATATTTAGAGCGCGTAAAACGTAAGGAAATTTACGATCCTGTTTTAAATTTTCAGATTTCTAATGATTTTCATCCCTCTAAAATTTTAAAAGGATATTTAGAAGGTGATGCAAATTCTGGTGAATTCGCAGTTTTATTGGAATGGGATAATATTTACTATCAGAAAAAATCTAAAAAAGCAGCTACTAAAAAAACAGTGGTTCGTTTAGGATTAATTCAATGGCAAATGCGTTTGTACAAAGATCTGGACGAGCTAATGGAGCAAGCAGAGTTTTTTGTAGATTCTGTTTCTGCTTACAGATCAGATTTTGCATTATTTCCAGAGTTTTTTAACGCGCCTTTAATGGCAGAATTTAATCATTTGCCAGAATCGCAAGCCATTAGAGAGTTAGCAAAATTTACACCAGAAGTTGTAGATCGATTCTCTAAGTTGGCAATCTCTTACAATATCAATATTATTACTGGAAGCATGCCAGAAATTAAAGGAGATTTACTGTATAATGTTGGTTATATTTGTAAAAGAGATGGTACAAAAGAACGTTACGAAAAATTGCATGTTACTCCAGATGAAGCAAAAATTTGGGGAATGCAAGGTGGAAATGAGTTAAAAACATTCGATACAGATTGTGGTAAAATTGGTGTTTTAATTTGTTACGATTCAGAGTTTCCAGAATTAAGTAGATTGTTAGCAGATGAAGGTATGGATATTTTGTTTATTCCTTTTTTAACAGATACTCAAAATGGCTACTCAAGAGTTAGGCATTGTGCACAAGCAAGAGCTATTGAAAACGAGTGTTATGTAGCAATTGCAGGAAGTGTTGGTAATTTACCAAAAGTAAATAATATGGATATTCAGTATGCGCAATCTATGGTATTTACACCTTGTGATTTTTCTTTTCCAGCAAATGGAATAAAAGCAGAAGCAACCACAAATACAGAAATGATTTTAATTGCTGATGTAGATTTAGATTTGCTAAAAGATTTGAACCAATTTGGAAGCGTACGTAATTTAAAAGACAGAAGAACCGATATTTTTGAAGTTAGAAAAGTATCAAAAAAATAA
- a CDS encoding deoxyhypusine synthase family protein translates to MSKPITNFIEKYFLHFNAAALVDAAKGYEEQLKKGNKMLVSLAGAMSTAELGKIFAEMIRKDKVQIISCTGANLEEDVMNLVAHSHYKRVPNYRDLTPQDEWDLLEKGLNRVTDTCIPEEEAFRRIQEHIVKIWKDAEAKGERYLPHEYMYKLLLSGVLEQYYEIDIKDSWMYAAAEKNLPIICPGWEDSTMGNIFASYVMKGELKATTMKSGIEYMTFLADWYTDNVGSGIGFFQIGGGIAGDFPICVVPMLYQDMERTDTPFWSYFCQISDSTTSYGSYSGAVPNEKITWGKLDINTPKFIIESDATIVAPLIFAYLLEM, encoded by the coding sequence ATGAGTAAACCAATTACAAATTTTATTGAAAAATACTTTTTACACTTTAATGCAGCTGCTTTGGTTGATGCAGCAAAAGGATATGAAGAGCAGTTAAAAAAAGGAAACAAAATGTTAGTTTCTTTAGCTGGTGCAATGAGTACAGCAGAACTAGGAAAGATTTTTGCAGAAATGATTCGTAAAGATAAAGTGCAAATTATTTCTTGTACTGGTGCAAATTTAGAAGAAGATGTGATGAATTTAGTAGCACATTCTCACTATAAAAGAGTTCCTAACTATAGAGATTTAACTCCTCAAGACGAATGGGATTTATTAGAAAAAGGCTTAAACAGAGTTACAGACACCTGTATTCCTGAAGAAGAAGCTTTTAGAAGAATTCAAGAGCATATTGTAAAAATATGGAAAGATGCAGAAGCTAAAGGAGAACGTTATTTGCCACATGAATACATGTACAAATTATTGTTATCTGGCGTTTTAGAGCAGTATTATGAAATAGACATCAAAGATTCTTGGATGTATGCAGCAGCAGAAAAAAACTTACCTATAATTTGTCCTGGTTGGGAAGATTCTACCATGGGTAATATTTTTGCTTCTTATGTTATGAAAGGTGAGTTGAAAGCAACTACCATGAAATCTGGAATTGAATACATGACATTTTTGGCAGATTGGTATACAGATAATGTAGGTTCAGGAATTGGATTTTTCCAAATAGGAGGAGGAATTGCAGGAGATTTCCCTATTTGTGTAGTACCAATGTTATACCAAGATATGGAAAGAACAGATACACCTTTTTGGAGTTATTTCTGTCAGATTTCAGATTCTACTACAAGTTATGGTTCGTATTCTGGAGCAGTTCCTAACGAAAAAATTACTTGGGGAAAATTAGATATTAACACACCAAAGTTTATTATTGAAAGTGATGCAACTATTGTAGCACCTTTAATATTTGCTTATCTTCTAGAAATGTAA
- a CDS encoding IS3 family transposase has protein sequence MITCRTRLAKKVTGLNSTRAKQKAEAITELRHKYDLDILLYHTNMARSSYYYHQKRSLLVDKYKETKLLIHQIYHHHKGRLGYRRITLEINKRDTLINHKTVLKLMRELGLKSLVRAKRYKSYKGHIGETAPNILQRNFKAIRPNKKWATDITEFKILGNKLYLSPIIDLFNREIISYQLSEKPDFKQVAIMLKKSFKKIPDQTNLILHSDQGWQYQMRQYQRLLKEKGITQSMSRKGNCLDNAVIENFFGILKSELFYLNKYNSISQLKKDIKEYIKYYNNERIKGNLNGMSPTEYRNHYYQN, from the coding sequence ATCATTACGTGCAGAACTAGACTTGCTAAAAAAGTTACAGGCCTTAATTCAACAAGAGCAAAACAAAAAGCAGAAGCCATAACAGAATTAAGGCATAAGTATGATTTAGATATTTTATTATATCATACAAACATGGCAAGAAGTAGTTATTATTATCATCAAAAAAGAAGTCTTTTAGTTGATAAATATAAAGAGACAAAACTGTTGATTCATCAAATATACCATCATCACAAAGGAAGATTGGGCTATAGAAGAATCACTTTAGAAATCAATAAAAGAGACACTTTAATAAATCATAAAACAGTACTCAAGTTAATGCGTGAATTAGGGTTGAAAAGTTTAGTCAGAGCTAAAAGATACAAGTCTTATAAAGGACATATAGGAGAAACAGCTCCTAATATATTACAACGCAATTTTAAAGCTATTAGACCAAATAAAAAGTGGGCTACCGATATTACTGAGTTTAAAATCTTAGGAAATAAATTATATTTATCTCCAATAATTGATCTATTTAATAGGGAAATAATAAGTTATCAATTATCTGAAAAACCTGATTTTAAACAAGTAGCTATAATGTTGAAAAAGTCTTTTAAAAAGATACCTGATCAAACAAATTTAATATTACATTCAGATCAGGGATGGCAATATCAAATGAGACAGTATCAAAGATTATTAAAAGAGAAAGGCATTACTCAGAGTATGTCTCGAAAAGGAAATTGTTTAGACAATGCTGTGATAGAAAACTTCTTTGGTATTCTGAAATCTGAGTTGTTTTATCTAAATAAATACAACTCAATATCTCAATTAAAAAAGGATATTAAAGAATATATAAAATATTACAATAACGAGAGAATTAAAGGAAATTTAAATGGGATGAGTCCGACTGAATATCGAAATCATTATTATCAAAATTAA
- a CDS encoding helix-turn-helix domain-containing protein, with product MGRKVKYTYEFKLRCVKQVLNNHQTVEDVSKLQGCHHTTLHDWIRFYEKYGKKALLPRETKVYSIPFKIKVLEAIDKDSLSFSQACLEFNIPTKSVIMKWQRNYKKEGIIGLNHKPRGKPKSMQFKRAKKKSNKPLTREEQLLLENESLRAELDLLKKLQALIQQEQNKKQKP from the coding sequence ATGGGGAGAAAAGTCAAGTATACTTACGAATTTAAACTTCGCTGTGTAAAGCAAGTTTTAAATAATCACCAAACAGTTGAAGATGTTTCTAAGCTACAAGGTTGTCATCATACTACCCTGCATGATTGGATTCGATTTTATGAAAAATATGGTAAAAAGGCCTTATTACCTAGAGAAACTAAAGTTTACAGCATACCTTTTAAAATTAAAGTTTTAGAAGCTATTGACAAGGATTCATTATCTTTCAGTCAAGCGTGTTTAGAGTTTAATATTCCTACCAAATCTGTAATTATGAAATGGCAACGTAATTATAAAAAAGAGGGTATTATAGGCTTAAACCATAAACCTAGAGGTAAACCAAAATCTATGCAATTTAAAAGAGCTAAAAAGAAGTCTAATAAACCTTTAACAAGAGAAGAGCAACTTTTATTAGAAAATGAATCATTACGTGCAGAACTAGACTTGCTAAAAAAGTTACAGGCCTTAATTCAACAAGAGCAAAACAAAAAGCAGAAGCCATAA